In Exiguobacterium sibiricum 7-3, a genomic segment contains:
- a CDS encoding MBL fold metallo-hydrolase — protein sequence MIQMKMPGVTVYQSTLMKTTSTLIETPDCLIVVDPGWLPDEIATVRRDVEIIRHDRPLYIVYTHAHFDHILGAYAFKDAIAIASRRFVDVDRMAALEEVQNFNDEYYIESPVLFPNITHVIEESETTLTIGKTKLIFFLTPGHESTHLSFVVMPLHILVCGDYASDVEIPLIEHDSGEYLTTLELLESFIYEYEVKLLIPGHGHICDVRTEMIERLHLSYDYILALRAHKESDWSPSWQRTSFMGRLHEKNKRQIIKEQTEQLARRQYD from the coding sequence ATGATTCAAATGAAGATGCCCGGTGTCACGGTCTACCAAAGTACATTAATGAAAACGACCTCGACCTTGATTGAGACACCCGACTGTCTGATTGTCGTTGATCCGGGTTGGTTACCGGATGAAATCGCAACGGTCCGCCGCGATGTGGAAATCATCCGACACGACCGTCCTCTTTATATCGTTTATACCCATGCTCATTTTGATCATATATTAGGTGCCTATGCCTTCAAAGATGCGATCGCGATTGCGTCTCGCCGCTTTGTGGATGTGGACCGGATGGCAGCACTGGAAGAAGTCCAAAATTTTAATGACGAATACTATATCGAGTCCCCTGTCCTTTTTCCGAATATTACACATGTCATCGAAGAATCAGAAACGACGTTGACAATCGGTAAAACTAAATTGATTTTTTTCCTGACTCCCGGTCATGAATCCACCCATTTATCGTTTGTGGTGATGCCGCTCCATATCCTCGTCTGTGGGGACTATGCCTCCGACGTCGAAATTCCTTTAATTGAACACGACTCGGGTGAATATTTAACGACACTCGAATTACTTGAGTCGTTCATTTATGAGTATGAAGTAAAGCTTCTTATTCCAGGACACGGTCATATTTGTGATGTTCGCACGGAAATGATTGAGCGCCTTCATTTGAGTTACGACTACATCTTGGCCTTACGTGCACATAAGGAGTCGGACTGGTCTCCCTCGTGGCAACGAACGTCCTTCATGGGGCGGTTGCATGAAAAAAATAAACGGCAGATTATAAAAGAGCAAACCGAACAACTCGCCCGGCGTCAATACGATTAA
- the argF gene encoding ornithine carbamoyltransferase: MTTTQRLKHLLTLEELTAEGLTDLLELAKAVKASPATYDQTLAGKKVALLFEKASTRTRISFEVGVVELGGHPVVLNGSDMQIGRGESLSDTIQVMSRYVDALMIRTFAHETIETLAAHGTIPIINGLTDLHHPCQVLADLLTIEEHFGQRQGKILAYVGDGNNMAHSLLLGGALSGMTVRICSPAAYAPDQTIIDQAKVLAQESGGRIEQYTDPVQAVAGADVIYSDVFASMGQEEESADRLKAFQGYQVDQTLLMSAADDVIFLHCLPAHRGEEVTAEVIDGSHSLVFDQAENRLHAQKALMIELIGVMN; the protein is encoded by the coding sequence ATGACGACAACACAACGATTAAAACATTTGCTGACACTGGAAGAATTGACAGCGGAAGGACTGACCGATCTGTTAGAACTGGCGAAGGCCGTCAAAGCATCTCCTGCGACTTATGATCAAACACTTGCAGGAAAAAAAGTCGCTTTGCTGTTTGAAAAAGCATCGACGCGTACTCGGATTTCTTTTGAAGTCGGTGTCGTCGAATTAGGTGGACACCCGGTCGTCTTAAATGGATCGGATATGCAAATCGGTCGCGGAGAGTCCCTCAGCGATACGATTCAAGTCATGAGCCGTTATGTCGACGCTTTGATGATCCGGACATTTGCACATGAAACGATCGAGACATTAGCGGCACACGGGACGATTCCGATCATCAACGGATTGACAGATCTTCATCATCCTTGCCAGGTATTAGCAGATTTACTGACGATTGAAGAACATTTTGGTCAACGTCAAGGGAAGATACTCGCTTATGTCGGGGATGGAAATAACATGGCACACTCGCTGCTTTTAGGAGGGGCGTTAAGTGGAATGACAGTTCGGATTTGTAGTCCAGCGGCTTACGCACCGGATCAAACGATTATTGATCAAGCGAAAGTACTGGCACAAGAGTCAGGCGGCCGGATCGAACAATATACAGATCCTGTTCAAGCAGTTGCGGGAGCGGATGTCATTTACAGTGATGTATTTGCGAGTATGGGACAAGAAGAAGAGTCAGCAGATCGACTAAAAGCGTTCCAAGGATATCAAGTCGATCAAACGTTGTTGATGTCAGCCGCTGACGATGTGATTTTCCTGCACTGTCTTCCGGCGCACCGCGGGGAAGAAGTGACGGCAGAAGTCATTGACGGCAGTCACTCGCTTGTATTTGATCAGGCAGAAAATCGACTCCACGCGCAAAAGGCATTGATGATTGAATTAATCGGAGTAATGAACTGA
- the carB gene encoding carbamoyl-phosphate synthase (glutamine-hydrolyzing) large subunit — protein MQELKKVLVIGSGPIVIGQAAEFDYSGTQACQTLREAGCEVMLMNSNPATIMTDPSTADHIYIEAMTLEKATAIIKRERPTHLLATVGGQTALNLALSLEEAGVLEEYHVELLGTSLETIRDGEDRERFKQRMLELNQPLPISQTIETLEELEGFMEQAGVPLVVRPAFTLGGTGGGIAQTKADARKLAANGLQASPISQCLVEASIAGYKEVEYEVMRDAFDTTIIVCNMENIDPVGVHTGDSVVFAPIQSISDQMNQILRTASREIVSALGVIGGCNIQFAIHPTEQTYYVIEVNPRVSRSSALASKATGYPIAKLATRLALGERLDDCINPVTKETMASFEPVLDYVTAKVPCFPFDLFPGSDRTLGTQMKATGESMAMGKTLEEALQKAWRGAGIEQSPLYPNWMKKAGTDVLWQEVSQITDRRLLAMLALLDRKATTHQELAEKTQIQSLFITTLETLVMTQETLDLESKESLQQAKRFGFTDQQIAQIVGVPLEVVQQQRSAFLIQPSFQMIDTCGAEFSSLTPYFYGSWSGRTEVTPSNRKKVAVLGAGPIRIGQGIEFDYCSVHAVRALQKAGYETIMINNNPETVSTDFEVADRLYVEPLTIEDVVHVLEAEQCRQVLVQFGGQTAITLAAELEQLGYQLLGTTADTIDEMEDRDRFYQFLDRLQIDRIPGQEVSNFDELTAIVKELGYPLMIRPSYVIGGKGMHRLTTATDLEKLLPEIAFPILVDAYIEGQEFEVDCISDKTTTYVPIIMEQIEAAGVHSGDSTMILPPVSAPAILQDEIERIAQTIGQHLDYQGAFNIQFVVKDQTVYVLEINPRASRTLPIVSKVTGQPLLEWAVQAAIGKQVEALPTTRLTLPFHAVKTPVFSTLKLRGVDPMTGPVMRSTGETLQWTEAGFAKERFVFDQMTKDAMSKRTHRICGAGTHMWSDGVELEPDTEFDTCLVFFSKVETERTQREKALAQGAIVITEEHLANYFESVQAIPMCTVKPLAEWTTQKEPIQ, from the coding sequence ATGCAGGAACTTAAAAAAGTCCTGGTCATCGGATCAGGCCCGATCGTGATTGGTCAAGCAGCAGAATTTGATTACTCGGGTACACAGGCATGTCAAACACTTCGGGAAGCGGGATGCGAGGTCATGTTGATGAATTCGAATCCGGCTACAATCATGACGGATCCTTCAACAGCGGATCATATCTATATCGAAGCAATGACGCTTGAAAAAGCGACTGCCATTATCAAACGTGAGCGCCCGACCCATTTATTAGCGACGGTTGGCGGACAAACCGCTTTGAATCTTGCTTTATCGCTCGAAGAGGCGGGAGTACTTGAAGAGTATCACGTCGAACTGCTTGGGACATCACTTGAAACCATTCGGGACGGGGAAGACCGCGAACGCTTTAAACAACGGATGCTCGAACTGAATCAACCGCTCCCGATCAGTCAAACAATCGAAACATTGGAAGAACTGGAAGGTTTCATGGAACAAGCAGGGGTCCCGCTGGTTGTCCGTCCAGCCTTTACCCTCGGAGGAACCGGAGGCGGCATTGCTCAAACGAAAGCAGATGCCCGCAAACTTGCAGCGAATGGACTCCAGGCCAGTCCGATTTCACAATGTCTCGTCGAAGCCAGCATCGCGGGTTATAAAGAAGTCGAGTACGAAGTGATGCGGGATGCTTTTGATACGACAATTATCGTCTGCAACATGGAAAATATCGACCCGGTCGGCGTGCACACGGGAGATTCTGTCGTCTTCGCACCGATCCAATCGATATCTGATCAAATGAATCAAATCTTACGGACGGCATCGCGGGAAATCGTCTCGGCGCTCGGTGTCATTGGTGGCTGTAATATCCAATTTGCAATCCATCCGACAGAACAGACCTACTATGTCATTGAGGTAAATCCTCGGGTCAGTCGGTCTTCGGCTTTAGCTTCAAAAGCAACGGGTTATCCGATTGCGAAATTAGCGACTCGTCTTGCACTCGGTGAGCGTCTTGATGACTGCATCAATCCGGTGACGAAAGAAACGATGGCCAGTTTCGAGCCGGTCCTGGATTATGTCACAGCTAAAGTTCCTTGTTTCCCGTTCGATCTTTTTCCAGGAAGTGACCGGACGCTTGGTACCCAAATGAAAGCAACTGGGGAGAGCATGGCAATGGGCAAGACACTCGAGGAAGCGTTACAAAAAGCATGGCGGGGTGCCGGAATCGAACAATCCCCTTTATATCCAAATTGGATGAAAAAGGCTGGGACGGATGTATTATGGCAGGAAGTCAGTCAAATCACGGACCGCCGGTTGCTAGCGATGTTGGCATTACTCGACCGAAAAGCGACAACGCACCAGGAGTTGGCTGAAAAAACACAGATTCAGTCTTTGTTCATCACGACACTCGAGACGTTGGTCATGACGCAGGAAACGTTGGATCTGGAATCAAAAGAGTCGCTTCAACAAGCAAAACGTTTTGGGTTTACAGACCAGCAGATTGCGCAGATTGTCGGCGTCCCATTGGAAGTCGTGCAACAACAACGGAGTGCTTTTTTGATTCAGCCGAGTTTTCAAATGATCGATACCTGTGGAGCAGAATTTTCAAGTCTGACACCGTACTTTTACGGCAGTTGGTCCGGCCGGACGGAAGTGACTCCGTCCAACCGGAAAAAAGTTGCCGTTCTCGGCGCCGGACCGATTCGGATCGGACAGGGAATCGAATTCGATTATTGTTCGGTTCATGCTGTTCGTGCTTTACAGAAAGCCGGTTATGAGACGATCATGATTAACAATAATCCGGAAACCGTCTCAACCGACTTTGAAGTCGCGGACCGTCTTTACGTCGAACCGCTGACGATTGAAGATGTTGTTCACGTACTAGAAGCAGAACAATGCCGGCAGGTGCTTGTCCAGTTTGGTGGACAGACAGCCATTACGCTGGCGGCGGAACTCGAACAATTAGGATATCAGCTGTTAGGAACGACGGCAGACACGATCGACGAGATGGAAGACCGTGATCGTTTTTATCAATTTTTGGATCGGTTACAGATTGACCGCATACCGGGCCAGGAAGTTTCAAACTTCGATGAATTGACGGCAATCGTCAAGGAACTGGGTTATCCATTGATGATCCGTCCGTCGTACGTCATTGGCGGAAAAGGGATGCATCGCTTAACAACGGCAACCGATTTAGAGAAATTATTGCCGGAAATAGCGTTTCCGATTTTGGTGGATGCGTACATCGAAGGACAAGAGTTCGAAGTCGATTGTATTTCAGACAAGACGACGACTTACGTGCCGATCATCATGGAGCAAATTGAAGCAGCCGGTGTTCATTCTGGCGACTCCACAATGATTTTGCCACCTGTTTCAGCCCCGGCAATCTTACAGGATGAAATCGAACGGATTGCGCAAACCATTGGTCAACACCTGGATTACCAAGGTGCCTTTAACATCCAGTTCGTCGTAAAAGATCAAACCGTCTATGTTCTCGAGATTAATCCGCGGGCGTCACGTACGTTGCCAATCGTCTCGAAGGTGACGGGGCAACCGTTGCTTGAGTGGGCTGTTCAAGCAGCGATCGGGAAGCAGGTTGAGGCCTTGCCGACCACGCGGTTGACATTACCGTTCCATGCAGTCAAGACTCCGGTTTTCTCGACACTGAAGTTGCGTGGTGTCGATCCGATGACAGGTCCTGTCATGCGTTCGACCGGGGAAACGTTACAGTGGACGGAAGCAGGATTTGCCAAAGAGCGGTTCGTCTTTGATCAGATGACCAAAGACGCGATGTCTAAACGCACACATCGTATCTGTGGAGCGGGAACACACATGTGGTCAGACGGAGTTGAACTGGAGCCGGATACCGAGTTTGATACGTGTCTTGTATTCTTTTCAAAAGTAGAAACAGAACGGACACAACGGGAAAAAGCACTTGCTCAAGGGGCGATTGTCATTACTGAAGAACATCTTGCCAACTATTTTGAATCCGTCCAAGCGATACCGATGTGTACCGTGAAACCATTAGCCGAATGGACGACACAAAAGGAGCCGATCCAATGA